TGCCTGGTGTCCCTTCTGTCCTGTGGTGCCCCAAGTGGGCATCAGTTGCTGGAAGGTGTGACCAGCTCCAAGTGGGTCAAATTGACACTTGATAACTTTCCCTTATCCCAAGAGATCCTGTATGGTGTCACAGCAACAGCTTCAGCACCTCTCTGAGGGCCCAGCATGGCCTCAAGCTCAGCAGGAGATGGCAGGAGCACAGTGGTTCCTTTCTGAAGCAATACATCATCAGCCaggttggctttttttcctgggaaaaggcCTGCATTTTGCTTCAGGGTGCTTCTTGGCAATGGGATGGATCTTACTGCAGACCACAACATCACAAGGAAACATCCCTTCCTGCTCTGACCATGTCCAGCGCCACTGCCCATGgacactgctggggctggggagggtccCAACTCTGGCTGTGGCTCCTGGTCTGTGAGGCTAGTGTGTCCTGGGACAGACCAGCATCCCATGGGGTGCTTGGAGACATGTTGGTGGAGTTTTGTCCTGGATGGAACAGCTCCCTGGGTGATAAGGGATATCACATTATTACATATGAGCACTGTGTGTGCCAGGTACCCCTGGGGCCATGGGAAGAGTCGGGAGAGAAGACTGGGGTGCTGGGTGCCAGCCAACCCAATTATGTCCCAAAAGGTGACTTTTTCAGCAGGGTAGGAAACTTGGGACCAAGGATCACCTAGAAGCCTTGTGCAGAGCTACACAGGGCAGGCATGTAGGGTGGGCACCATGGGGTCACAGGGCTGTCATTGTGTGGGGTGGTGTGGCAGAGCACAGTGCCTGTCAGTCAGTGTCTGCAAACCAATCCCCAAATGAGGAAGCATCTCATGTCTGCGCATGGGTGCTGGAGTGTGATGTGAGGCAGATGGAGAAGTCCTGACAGCAGAGGCGAGGGAGAAGTCcggccctgtgccctgctggcACCTTATTCCAGGTAGGAttggtgctgggcactggggctggaCTGTCCATCCCATGGGGTGGCAATGCCCTGCTGTACTGCAGGGTTCTCCCCAAAGCCTGGGACAAGTGCGGGAGGGTCTTTGGGTTGGGAAGGCCCAATCACATTGGAGAGCATCCCCAGGTTTGAGCAGGCTACCAAAGCTGTGGTTTGCCAACCACGCAGGCTCTTCTTGCTTGAGCATGTTGTGCCCTGGCCATGCTGtgtcctggccatgctgtgccctggccatgcagcaCTGCTTGGAGCAAAAGAGGGCAATACAACAGTGAGGAGGAGCATGGGCAAGAGCTAAGGGATGAGAACGGGGCGGGAGAAAGGGAGGACAAGGCTCCCAGAGACTGCCAGCCACCTTCCATCTCTGTAGCACAGTGATAGGCACAAGAGGGTCTGACAGGTTGGGTACCACAAATTCCTTTAAATACCTGCAGAGCTtcagtgctggtggcagggaCATCCTGGAGTGGGCATGGCTGAGGTGGGGGCAATGTGGGGATGGACTGCATCCAGGAAGGCCAAGCTCCTGTCTGGAAGCACTGCAGCACACAAAGTGCTGGCCTGTGGAGGGGCAGGGATGGCTCTGACATGCTGTCAGGGATTCACCATGGCTGTGGCAGGGGTTAGGGGCAGTTTGAGAGCTAACTGGGACATGTCAGCAGGGTCTCTGTTCTGTCTCAAATCACTGTTCTCCTCAGATGGCAGCACATGGCATGCTGGAATCATCATTGTGCCCAGTCCCATGGCATCCTACAGTGCTGGCATGTTTGCTCCTCTGGTGTAGATTCAGTAGAGTCTCAGGCCTTTGTGGGTCCCAGCCAGGGCACCCCATGTGCTGTAGCCTGGACCACAGATGGTGCCATGAGCATGGGTGTGCACACCAGACAGGCACTAGCAGCAGGgtctggagctggcactgccagtGCCAGCCAAGGGctggagagcacagctgggtTCTTTCCAGAAGAGATGCAAGTGCCTCTCCCCAGTAACTGCTCAAACACtgcacctgtgccaggggcttCCAGGCAGCAAACCCAGTGAaccctcctgctccatcctACATGGAAGCATCCAGCAGTGCCATCCATGTCCCATGGATGTCATGGGACATGATGTGTCATCCTCTCCAAGAAAAACCCTCCCTGTGGTGATGCCAGAACCAGCATTGACATAGGCACTGAGCCAAGGCATTCATGGGGCTGATGTGCCTAGGGAGACAGCTGCCAAAAGTATGGGGCCAGCCATTTGTGCTGTGGTGTCTGGGCCTGCGGAAGGaccagggctgtgggaaggagagaggaagggagggggagTCATGGCAGGGTCACGCGGCTTGGTTTCAGGAAGGCCATGGGATGTGGTTAGCCGCAGGCTGagtgcacagcagcactggagtGGGCAGCACAGAACTTGTCACCACTCCAGGGGACCACCCCCATGGCTTGGGAATGCCATGAGACCTGCTTGTCCAtcccctctgctgtggctgcccccagCCAGGGTGTCACAATCTGTgccacagcctggggctgaTATAGCAACACATACCCCTGGGAACAGCTTGGGCTGGAGCACATGGAGCTCAGCTGGGTGTCAGGGATGGAGTCCTCACATATGGGTGGTATTTCAGGTTGATTTTCCTGCCCCTATGCATGTAACAGTGCTGGCCCTAGATAAAAATGTGCTGGATCTGCCCTGGCCCAAAAAAGTGCAGAGTGCCAGCCCTCATGTGCCAGTGtgtcctgctcctctctgggcAGGTCTGCTTATGCTAGTCACTGTATCTCCATTTGGTTCTGCAGAAATCTTCACCAGCCACCGGCCACCCCCATCTCAGACACAACTGGGCTACCAGGATCCATCCTGCTTCTCGCCCATGGCTGAGCCCCTGTTCAGCAGTGGGGGGTCCCTGATGGGTGTTCAGGGTCTGCCTGTGAGCCCCGAGGCTCCAATCCTACCTGGCACTCTCCTCCAGGTGAGTGGGATCCCAGTCTGCAGCCTGTGGCTTACTGGTGGTGTACCAGTCACCTGCCCTGACCCTGACATGTCTTCTGCAGCCCAGTGGTGcctcccagctcagcctccaCAGCACCTTCCTGGCCTCTGAGCTGCCCCTGGCCCCTCTGCCCCCTGATCCCCCCAGCGTGGCAcccagcagcctcagctcccagctccGACACAAGCCCACACTGCAGTACGACTTCCCTGGCAAGTGCCTCAGCCTGGAGCCACCAGCACCCCACTGTGTCGCCCCCATCCTATCCCCCCGGGCACCACTGCTGAGTCCAGAACCCCCCTTCTCCCCCACCTCGGCCTCCCACTTTAAGTTCCCCTACAGCAGTTCACCTGACCCCTCACTTGTCACCCACCCTGCCTCCCCTCTCTCGAGCCCTTGCTTCGCCCCCTatgtcccagggctgggctATGCCACAGGCATGGGGCCCCAGGGGTACCCCAACCCTGCtgtctcccagctcctgccccccaCCCTGCTGGGCAACCCCAGGTTTGCCCCCTCCAAGGGGCTGCCCCAGGGTGGGGGTGCACGACCCAAGGCGAAGCCCAGTGGCACCAAGGCAAGGAGGCTGCAAGGACACCCCTTGTCCCACCTGCCTGAGCCCAACCCCTGCCCGAGCCAGCTCCTGACCACAGGTAACAGGGTTGGGGGGCTGTGGGGATACACAAGGGTGAGGGGGGGGCATGCTGTTGTGGGGATCAAAGTGGGAACCCCTTTTCTCCCTGGGgttggggacacagggaataCTGGGCAGGGCACATGGCAGTCCCCATAGCAGGGTAGTTCCAAACCCAGGGGAGAAGCCATGTCTGAGGGATTGCCCTGGCTTCAGTGGCCTCAAAGGGAGATGTGGCCCAGCCCCAGGACGTGGCTAGAGGCACTGCTCAGGAGCTCCTGTGTTCCCAGTCTGGTCTTTATGGCCCTGTTGGTACTAagggctggggctccctgcCTGCACGAGGCTCCTGAGAACATCcctttgtgaagaaaacagGCTCCTCCTCCATAGGAGGACTGCCTTGTTTTCTGGGGCAATCCAGCAGGGAAGGGGGTGCAGCATTTTGGTgcagggtggggctggctgtCTCCTGGGGCAGAGAAGGTCACCCCAGTCCCAACAGCCCCACGCAGCAGTGCCCATCTGCTCCCTGCCCCCTCAGCTAAGCAGGACCTGGTGCTGGATACCCCTTGCCCGATGGGTGCAGGACTCATGCCCACAGCCCCTGTCTCCCCGGTAAGCACTCAACAACGTGCTGGGTTGGAAACTGCCttctcctggctgctggggaggggcagAGATGGGCTCTGAGGGTCACACTTTGCTATGGGCTGGACAGAAATGGAGGGAAGCAGGGGCCATGTATCTGGGTGGCTGGGGATGGCAGGAGTTGCCTGAGTTTCTTCTCCTGTAAAAAGAAACAGGGCAGATGTGAGAGACATTCTGTTTGAAGGGCCCCTTTCCTGGGgcgctggggctgcccctgcagaTGGTGGCATGGGGCTGCACAccccccttccccatcccctcaTGGCGGTTTGGCTGCCAGTGCCTGGGCAATGGCCAACCTGGTGTGCATGGGGTGCTGATCCCCCAactccccttccctctgccttcttccagcagcagagcactgtCCCCAAAGTCCCTGCCACCTTCCTCTCCAGAATGGCCCAGATGAGCCCAGGACTGGCTCTtggctccagcccttcccaagTGTTGCTGAACACAGTGGGCATGCAGCCAGGCCCCCTACAAGTCcccaaggcagagcagctgtcccCCACCTTGGCTTGTGGTGAGTCTGGAGCACCCCAAGGAGCTCCACAGGGAACTGGGGTTCCTGCAGTGAGCTTGGACCAAACACTGGGAATTTTCATTTTGGCTTCAATCCGGGCTATTTCCATTTATCCAGCTGAGCATGGAGTGTTTCTTCTGTGCCCCTTCACCTGCCTCTTTctccagcagcaaaagcagaaatagggaaagacaaaaatggagCAAAATGTTGGACTGTGGTTTTGAAACCCCAGAGCTTGGTTTTGGAGCAGGAAGCATCCGCTTTCATCCGCAGTAACCAGCGTGGCTGCTGGAAACTAGTCTCTGGTGGTGTTCCCAGTTCAGTTTGGTGCCGCACAGTACAATCTTGCTACCCTTGCAGCTCTTTCCACGCCATATCCACCCCAAGAAATGCTGGgaatttaaaatgtcaaatCTGAGATGTTCCCATTTCAGAGCAGCTGTAAAATGAGTGGGACTTGGGGTAATGTGTGCTTGGAGGCTGAAGTGGAGCATCCCCATCAGCTGAGTGGGGTGGGTTGTCCTGGGGTGGGGGCAGTACTGTGGGATGCCCCTCTCTTCCCATCCCAGGTGCTGAGACGTCACCTTGTCATGAGTGCTGTTGCTACTCCTCTCTTCATAGCAgcaccttccttttttttaggCAGTGACTGGCCCAAGCCCAGCCAGGCTTCCTCAGGACCCACTGCAAGGCTGGGCATTAGCACCTCCCCGCACCAGACCTTGTCCCATCCAGGAAGGCCTGAGTCCAGCAAGGTACGGCAGGAACTGCCAGCTTCATAGGCAcccctctttcctcctcccccccaaaaCACCATTCACCCTCACTTCAAACTTTGGGCCAGTCTCCAGTGGGGCTGGTGGCCCatggctgtccctgctgctgggaggtgCCTAACGGTGCtgacctgcagctggagagccgCCGCATCACACATATCTCTGCTGAGCAGAAGAGGCGCTTCAACATCAAGCTTGGCTTCACCACGCTGCACAGCTTGGTGAGCACATTGAGTGCTCAGCCCAGCATCAAGGTGAGCACCCAGGGCCATCCCTGGGTATGCAGGGACACAGCACGTCACCCAGAGAGACTGCATCCCTGCTGTGACTCACAGCACAGAGTTCCTCTCCTGCACCCCAGCCTGCGGTGCAGGAGACTGGAGCACACATCAGGCACACAGTGCAGCTGCGTGAGGGTGGTCTGGGCCCTCTTCCCCTCTCACCCCATGACCCCCAGGTCAGCAAGGCCACCACCCTGCAGAAGACAGCTGAATACATCGgcaagctgcagcaggagcgGGCAGCTTTGCAGGATGAGGCACTGCGTCTGCGGGAGCAGATCGAGGAGCTCAATGGCTCCATCAAGTAAGGGGGCCGTGGCTGGGGGAGATCACTGCCTGTTTTGGGGTAGCCAGACAGGGcaagcagcagtgccaggacagCAGTAGGACATGGCACATCTCCCTGGAGCACCTCTCAGCTGAGTGTCCCTCCTCAAACCATTTCTGGGAAGGCTGATGCTCAAGAGGCAGGACAGAGTAGGGCCGGATCCCACCCCTGCTCTGGGAGTGGGACACTGGCTGGCAACTCCTGCTGAGCTTCCATGGCTCCCAGCCTCTCAAACATGGCCCCACAACACTGGTTGTGCCCCACAgtctgtgccaggagcagctgccggCCACAGGGGTGCCCATCACGCGCCAACGCTTCGACCACATGCGCAAAATGTTTGACGAGTACGTGTGCTCCTCCACACTGCAGAACTGGAAGTTCTGGATTGTATCCTTTGGGGTCAgtgcctgctgctccctctTGCCCTCCACCAGACACCAGGTGGTCTAGTTCACCTGCTGCTACTCAGGAGGCTTTGGGGACCATAGGGAGGTGTTTCGCAGCTAAAGTCACGTAGTGGGAACATGCTGATGTTCTGTGGTTAGGAGGGATATTCTGATCCAAGGGATCAGAAACAGTTGGGTAAATGGTCCTCAGAAAGAATGGAAGTGGAGCTAAGCTTATAAAGGGAATTGCTCCTGATAACATGGGAACTGGCTCTGAGAGGCATCAGCCATGGATTAGGAAAGGTCCAGATACAACGCTGGGGACATGATGGCTTGGCCCTGGGGGTTGCATGGCATACCCTGGAAACACACGGATGGAGAGGACCAAGGGCCAAGGAACCTGTGGGCAAATGGCTGGATCTGCTCCTCTGTGAACATGGATTAGACACACTGGGACTCATTGGCAGAGTCTGTGAGGTCCGTGAAATCCCAAGTGGCAGAGTGATGAAAAGCACTGCTGCCTATGGTCCCGTCCAGCACAGGGTATCTGCACAAGGCAGAGGTGACTTCTGATACAGAGCTGGGGAGCTCCTTCCTCAGGACATGGGGTGTCATAAAGCAAACATAGGCTCCAGGACATGCTTGTGGTGGAGGTATCTGTGTGGAATACTGCCTGCACAAAATCACCAGGCTGGTCCCTGCAGGCTTGAAGCAACAGTGGAGCTTATGGGACACACTGCCTTGTCCCTGAGCACTTTGCTAGCTGGTTCCCTGAGGTGCTCTGGAAGACATGTGTTGTGTCTCAGCAACCTTTTCTGGCAGCCCCAGCCATGCAGGGTTTTGTATCTCTTCCACTGCCTACCCAGGTGACACTCATGTCATCACCCCAGCAGCTTGGGCTAGTGCCAGgtgtggtgctgtgctgggagttCTGCTCCATGTCCAGACAAGAAAGTCTGTCCTGCTGTCATAGAAGGGTGATGTCCACACATGGAGGAGAGAGATCATTGTCATAGGAAAGGTGGTCCTTAACTCCTCTAATCCCACCAGTTCAGTATCATCATCCGGCCACTCTTTGAGTCTTTCAATGACATGGTGTCAACGGCCAGCATGGAGAGTCTCACCCAAACATCCCTCGCCTGGCTGGACCAGCACTGTTCCCTCCCAGCACTTCGGCCAAGTAAGTGGCTCTGTGCCTGGTTGTGGCACCCTGAGCAAGTTGTGTTGGCATGGACtgagggaaaggcagaggggaAAAGGACAGGGGCGTCCCAGAGGACGGCAGGGCTGATCTGTGGGATGTCATGGAGCTCGTGCTCAGTGATTTGCCGTGCTCCTCTCTTTCCCACGTGCTAGCTGAGCCGGAAGTGCCCTAACcccgtgtcctggcagggcaggtTCGGCCCTCCCGAAAGCCCCTCAGGGTGGTTTTCCCGTCACCGCGTCTGCTGGGGATGCGGGAATGACCAGTCCCACTGTTCCGGGGCTGGAACGGGGCCGGGCAGCGCCGTCTTCCCCAGGATGGGTCCGCCTTCGAGCCcccttgtcccctgtccccgCAGCCGTCCTGAGCTCCCTGAGGCACCTGAGCATCTCCACCTCCATCCTCAGCGACCCGGCCCGTGTCCCCGACCAGGCGGCGCGGGCAGTGGCGGCGCTGGGACGCCCCAgcgcctcctcctccacctGACTGCTCCGGGGGCTCCGGGGTGTCCCACGTGCACCGGCGTGAGAAGCCTGGAGTGCACCAAGGCTGTGCCGCCCTGTCCTCCTGAAATAAAGTACTTGCTGTGCCACGGACCCCGCCTGGCCCTTCAGCCCCGAGGCCGCTTTCGGCCAGGAAGGGCGGAGGAGGACCGGGACTTGACGGGGCATGAGACCGGAAGGGGTGAAAGCCGGGAGTGGGAGGGGGGCTAGGGGCTGAGGAGGATGAGAGAAACTGAGGTTGGGGGCAAGTGAAAGAGAAGAGGCTgggtggggggagagggggCGGTCCCGGGCTGGGGGGTGAagggcagagcaggctggggtGGTGGGGGCCGGGGGCGGAGTTAAGGCAAGAGCTGGCGGGGGTTGATGGCCGGGGCTTGGGGGAGCAGGAAGTGGAGGGGGACAGGGGTGAGGAGGGACGTAGAAACTGGGCGTGGGATGAGGGGAGTCCGGGCTGTGTGGAAGACACGGGCTGGGATGGTCAGGTGCTGGGGGGCTGTGTTAGAATTGGGTCTGTGAGGTTGACGGGGCTTTGTGGGAGGCAGGGCTTGAGAAACAGGAGCTAGGAGGGTGTCGGGGGTGTCCGTGGGTGAAGGGGAAACGGCTGAAGTGGGGGTGCAGTAGCACCACCAGGGGCCGCCCTGCGCCGATCACTGGGGCCGCGTATGCGCGCACGGAAATTCCTCCCCTCCTGGTGCCGGTCGCTGACGCGGCGGCGGGAGCAtggaggcggcggcggcacTGGGGGGATCGGGGCTGCCGGTTGCCCTCATCGTCCTCATCCTCGTCCTGCTGCTGGCGGTCGCGCTGCACCGCTCCGCTCCGTGGGAGACCTCCACCGCCCCGCAGGACGGTGAGTACCGTGCGGGTAATGGGGCACCGGGCAGCGTGGAGCGTAGCTGAACCGAACCCACCGACCCCTCCGCTCCCGCAGGACCTAGGGAGAACAGGCACGCCAGGCCGGAGGAGCCGCGGAAGGCGAAGCCGGCGGCGAGGGGTCGCAGGGAGAAGAAGCCGCAGCAGCACAGCTTCGCACACCAGCTGCTGGTCGCTGCTCTCAAGGTATCGCGTGTGCCTGGGGCCGGTGCCTCCCTGTTGCTGATGCCAGTGTGCTCCTCGGTATTGGTGTCCCCCTCGATGCTGGTGTCCCGCCAGCGCTCAGACCGGTGTCTCCCCGGTGCCGATGTCCCACCCGATGGCGCTGTCCTGCCAGGGTTGGTGTAGGTGTCCCTCTCGATGCTGGCGTCCCACTTGTGGTGGTGTCCCACTGCgcctcccctctcccttcctccccccttcccccgtCCTTTGTGACCACTCTCTGTCTGCAGGGCCACAGCAGCCGGGTCACCTGCCTGGACTTCAGCAGCAATGGCAAGTATCTGGCATCATGCTCCGAGGACCGCACGGTGCGGCTGTGGAGCACCCGGGACCTGGCGGGGCGGGAGCACCGCTGCCTGCGAGCCAATGTAGGACTGGACCACGCCGAGTTCGTCCGCCTCAGCCCTGACTCACGGTACGGCCGGACCTTGTACTGGCACTGGGTTGTCATGCAGAGCCGCTAGTCTCACGGGCGAGCTGTGGTGGGATCAGTGGTGTTGCTCTGGGATGGGTGGAGGCAGCATCTCTCACTGGGTCATCACAGTATCACTGAATCGTGGCCTTTTCCTGAGAGTGGCTGGCACTTAATCACAGAATGACAATAGTTCGAGTTGGAGGGGACCTATGGAGATCATCTAGTACAACTCCTGGTGTGTTAATGTGGTTTTCAGGGCAAATATCCCAGTGCCCAGCTTGCTGCACCCGTGGAACGTGCCTGTTGAGGTCACTGCCAGctgactgcagctgcagtgtgcTGCTGAGTCTCTCCAGCATGTCAGTACTGACGGGGGAGCTCTAGCTGGTTGGGAAATTTGGTGGAAAAgtgtgttttggctttttgaaGTGGTCTCTTttagaaggaaaggaaaggctcTCATTTCCTGGTGTGGATAATAAATTCCATTCTTTTTCGTTCAGTGTTGCGCAGTTGAGCcagcaaagggaaagaaattggtgcccttataaatatttttatctgccaGCATATCCCTCTTCCCAGGTGCCCCTGAgtgacctgggctgagctggggctcAGAGCCTGTCCCTTCACAGGGCTTTCATTATCTGGCTGGCCAATGCTGAGACCATTCGTGTCTACAAGATGATCAAGAAGGATGATGGCAGCTTCACATTCAGTGTGACTTCTGGGGACTTCCCAAAGAAGCACAAGGCTCCTGTCATTAACATAGGGATTGCAGAGACAGGTATGGAAATGAGCTGCTCACCTCTCCAGATCAGCTTTGAATTCCTTGTGAAGCTACTGGATTCAATGTGTTGGAGGTTTTGGCTTTCTCAGGGCTGTGTACAGCACCAGTACCGAACTCTGTAGTCTCTTAGGGCTTTTTACTTAATTTGCTGCCAACTGAACACCTTTTGAGGTGTTGTTTTCACACCAATTATGTCCCTGTAACCAGCTCTCTGATATGCACAGTCtcttaatttacattttcaggGATGCTGTTGCAAAGAGGTCTGGTTTCAATATTGAGAGGATCACTGTTCTCTGGGCTGCCAGTCTCTTTTTAACCAGTCATAAATCTCTAGTGAGTTCACTTGGTCTATCGTGAACTTCTGGGATCATCTAGAGgtgggggtgggtgggtgaAGATTACATTTTAGTGGTAAGGGCTTGATGGATTAATGCATCAGGTGTGTGCTAGTGGCAGTTGGAAGAAGGTGGATGTGAGTTCACCTCTAATaggagagcagggaaaatgTTAAGTGAGACTGGAGCTGTGAATATGAAAACTTAAACCTACAACAAGTAGCTGAAAAGTAAACACACAACTCCCTGCCTGGGCTGAGGTGGCAAAGGGGAAGCGGGAACAAGCAGGAGTCCAGCATAGGCACAACCAGCAATCATGGGTCATGGTGGTGTTAATGGGACTCAGTTGCCTGCCTGCAATCCACAGTTTGAAAGGTGCTTGTCCTCGAGCTGATTTTGGGCATGCAGTTCAGGTGGAGTGTGCTTTTTTTCCACAATCCAGTggggctcccagctctgcttgtgGGGCTCAGGGTCATGAGTACAGGGCACACATGGGCTCAGtgcctgctgcctgctcagGAGCCAGAGGAGTACTGAGGCATAGCCAGGAGTTGAGTCTTCTCATACTGCTCTTTATCCTAGGAGACTTATACTCCTTGGATTTTGGTGCTGATGCTGGtttcctccagctgcagggagagcttGTCCTGGGGGGTTGTTGAGTCTGTGGCAGCATTAGGTCTGGGGGTTCCCCtgatctttgcctttttttccccagggaagTTTATCATGACAGCTTCCAGTGACACCACCATCCTGATCTGGAGCCCAAAGGGAGAAGTTCTGGCCAGCATTAACACCAACCAGATGAACAATGCCTATGCCACAGTGTCACCCTGTGGGAGGTGAGAGACAGGCAGgattccaggctgctccttTGCCCAGAATAGCGTCAGTTCAGACCATCAGCAGTTAGTTGTTATTGTAATGCAGTTTTCTGAGGCTTCCACAGTATAAAAAGGTATTTTGGCTCCCTGGGAGATGGAGCTGATGTGGGCTCAGGCACTTGTGTGTTGCCATTCTacttcagcactgctgttctgGTAATCTGAGAACAGCTTTGGCCTCAGGTAGCAGAGGTGGGACAGAGTAAATGGCCTGtgcaaagaaaacagcattttgaaCTTGTCTGTGACTTCTTAAAGGTTAATTATAGAAGgaaaggttttatttctggGAGATCTGTTTAGTGGGAAAATCACTTGCTGCTGTTGGTTGATTTGCCTTGCTCCTGGTGTGAGGAGCTTGGGGCTCAAAAGCATTTAACTCTTTTACTTTGATGGAAAGTTTCTCATTCCTGTGTTGTTCTGGTGCCCTTCCTTAGTGTTCAGGGAAGGGCAGGTTTCAGAGAAAAGTGGAAATTCAGCTGACCAGACTTGAGTGCAGGAGTCAGGACAGgtttgcagagctgctttgtttGGGTCCTCTGTAAGGCATCCTGTTCCTTCACATAGGTTTGTGGCATCCTGTGGCTTTACCCCTGATGTGAAGGTGTGGGAGGTGTGTTTTAGCAAGAACGGAGACTTCAGGGAGGTGACCAGGGCTTTTGAATTGAAAGGCCACACTGCTGGTGTAcaatccttttccttctccaatgACTCAAGGAGGTATGTGTGTGTTACCTGTTCACAGGGACCCAAGTTACCATCAGGACATGTAAGTTCATCTCTTCCAGGGTTAACCAGCTgcaccgggggggggggggggggggtggtgggtaAAACACTGCCCTTGGGAGCCAAACCTGGCCAAAATTCCCTGCTCATAGGAATCTCATGTAGTTTAATAAGACCAAGTGCTGATGCTGCACCTGGAACAGGGCAACCCCCGGTAtcaatccaggctggggatgaacagattgagagcagccaaggggtgctggtgggtgagagttggacatgacccagcccAGAAACTCCCCTAGGTTCATCCCACAGTGTGGATAACAAGGGAGAGGGGAATTCTGCCCCACTCAGGTGAGACTCACATCTGCAGATCTGCCTCtagctctggggtcccagcacaggaaggacatggaactgtgAGTGAGTTGTAGAGGAGGCACtaagatgatcagagggatggagcagctctgctatgaggaaaagctgagagaattgggattgctcagcctggaaaagagaaggcttcaggtTATATAATTGTGGCTTGCCAGGACCTGAAGGGAACTGtcaggagagatggagagagactacttacaagggcctggagtcACAAGATAAGGGGGAATGGTTTCAGGCTGACAGA
The sequence above is drawn from the Cinclus cinclus chromosome 22, bCinCin1.1, whole genome shotgun sequence genome and encodes:
- the MLXIPL gene encoding carbohydrate-responsive element-binding protein: MAGAQVGLLGPFLEPPVGPCPVSDSDSEDTAVGGTGPNAAAQNSCQVIHSGHFMVSCPHSDSLPRRWHHHAKPELADPWSIDPTLTWLFECMSLEYSGKLVSPKWKNFKGLQLLCWDKIRLNNVIWRAWYIQYVERRKNPVCSFITPLEGMEADEHRKPEAVVLEGNYWKRRIEVVMREYHKWRIYYKKRLRKSTRDGEISSPKRDEDAWRPTEKWCNQLFCNVVPTLLGDEEEECGSRQHFDLDTFLLDISDTLFTMTQMPSTHQALPEDAYVGNADMIQPDLAPLQPSLDDMDISGLLMLVTVSPFGSAEIFTSHRPPPSQTQLGYQDPSCFSPMAEPLFSSGGSLMGVQGLPVSPEAPILPGTLLQPSGASQLSLHSTFLASELPLAPLPPDPPSVAPSSLSSQLRHKPTLQYDFPGKCLSLEPPAPHCVAPILSPRAPLLSPEPPFSPTSASHFKFPYSSSPDPSLVTHPASPLSSPCFAPYVPGLGYATGMGPQGYPNPAVSQLLPPTLLGNPRFAPSKGLPQGGGARPKAKPSGTKARRLQGHPLSHLPEPNPCPSQLLTTAKQDLVLDTPCPMGAGLMPTAPVSPQQSTVPKVPATFLSRMAQMSPGLALGSSPSQVLLNTVGMQPGPLQVPKAEQLSPTLACGSDWPKPSQASSGPTARLGISTSPHQTLSHPGRPESSKLESRRITHISAEQKRRFNIKLGFTTLHSLVSTLSAQPSIKVSKATTLQKTAEYIGKLQQERAALQDEALRLREQIEELNGSINLCQEQLPATGVPITRQRFDHMRKMFDEYVCSSTLQNWKFWIFSIIIRPLFESFNDMVSTASMESLTQTSLAWLDQHCSLPALRPTVLSSLRHLSISTSILSDPARVPDQAARAVAALGRPSASSST
- the TBL2 gene encoding transducin beta-like protein 2 isoform X2; translated protein: MEAAAALGGSGLPVALIVLILVLLLAVALHRSAPWETSTAPQDGPRENRHARPEEPRKAKPAARGRREKKPQQHSFAHQLLVAALKGHSSRVTCLDFSSNGKYLASCSEDRTVRLWSTRDLAGREHRCLRANVGLDHAEFVRLSPDSRAAIEPAKGKKLVPLAFIIWLANAETIRVYKMIKKDDGSFTFSVTSGDFPKKHKAPVINIGIAETGKFIMTASSDTTILIWSPKGEVLASINTNQMNNAYATVSPCGRFVASCGFTPDVKVWEVCFSKNGDFREVTRAFELKGHTAGVQSFSFSNDSRRMATVSKDGTWKFWGTDVEYKKQQDPYLLLTGQCAVLEPCRIALSPDGRTVAVAGTTDIVVCNTRRGEEEERFFGVHSHCITDLAFDTTGRYVVSCGDHAIRVFHNTAGHRAVVEEMEAMLKKTGNKATQERLEQQISSALKALAAIYGKKH
- the TBL2 gene encoding transducin beta-like protein 2 isoform X1 codes for the protein MEAAAALGGSGLPVALIVLILVLLLAVALHRSAPWETSTAPQDGPRENRHARPEEPRKAKPAARGRREKKPQQHSFAHQLLVAALKGHSSRVTCLDFSSNGKYLASCSEDRTVRLWSTRDLAGREHRCLRANVGLDHAEFVRLSPDSRAFIIWLANAETIRVYKMIKKDDGSFTFSVTSGDFPKKHKAPVINIGIAETGKFIMTASSDTTILIWSPKGEVLASINTNQMNNAYATVSPCGRFVASCGFTPDVKVWEVCFSKNGDFREVTRAFELKGHTAGVQSFSFSNDSRRMATVSKDGTWKFWGTDVEYKKQQDPYLLLTGQCAVLEPCRIALSPDGRTVAVAGTTDIVVCNTRRGEEEERFFGVHSHCITDLAFDTTGRYVVSCGDHAIRVFHNTAGHRAVVEEMEAMLKKTGNKATQERLEQQISSALKALAAIYGKKH